The Bombus fervidus isolate BK054 chromosome 6, iyBomFerv1, whole genome shotgun sequence genome contains a region encoding:
- the LOC139988563 gene encoding putative gustatory receptor 28b: VLYNLVNSFAGRKNSLSKNLLHTLLNCTIVRQTKVELEQFSLQLLHRKIKFTANQYFTLDNTLFQSILSTVTTYIIILIQFQVGTSVPDAYPCNCT, from the exons GTTCTATATAATTTAGTAAACTCTTTTGCAGGTCGAAAAAACTCTCTCTCGAAGAATCTCTTACACACGTTGTTGAATTGCACGATTGTCCGACAAACAAAAGTAGAG CTCGAACAATTTTCACTTCAGCTGTTGCATCGGAAAATAAAGTTTACAGCGAACCAATATTTCACATTAGACAATACGCTTTTTCAATCG ATATTGAGTACAGTGACtacgtatataataattctgATTCAATTTCAAGTGGGGACTTCGGTTCCAGATGCTTACCCCTGCAATTGCACGTAA
- the Jasper gene encoding JIL-1 anchoring and stabilizing protein isoform X2, giving the protein MVKLHKKFFAGDKVFAKVRGYPPWPAKVEKVIDANSKNSKYSVYFYGTGETAVCKVEELYTYLENKARFGKPIRRKFFHEGLLQLEQELKNDKNKASDLADLKEVGIGEGSGKEGDTNLPTVSAADSDMETGLVIDEEEKKKSIKRKAASATDTPEVKKRRGKAKSLSASTSDSVKQEALDSQGEESPKEVVSRSGRKIKPKRFADFSSSEETDATTDKSDHGRGRTKVKTEDSNDQVTPSAVHKKRATVESEAPILEGTVVSGTASSDAPGRLLLALTFAGEYVGIKLDMDKPKSFENDKAQKQWDWSTARNAMKLKAQLESGEILPEQVKDCLDFNVHVPDEEKRLLAKDGALHRKTNKLRWLRIEAQLLQLDAQIKSNLGLDRAYPDKCLQAMDDMLSLSIDPLMLKKHPHIVGTVKRLRRYIGNLADWKLSDEEEGVFKQKAEQIRQKSEHIYNKFKAMFTIPEGQSFWQSFSDQVVHFKELTKDMSEEKVFSLMSDPACPDAVVSGDSPADESGSQPDTDAPVEVKSEEVPTWNEITKESEAK; this is encoded by the exons ATGGTGAAGCTCcataagaaatttttcgcggGTGACAAAGTTTTTGCTAAAGTTCGAGGTTATCCACCGTGGCCAGCAAAA GTTGAAAAAGTTATTGATGCCAAttcaaaaaattcaaagtataGTGTTTATTTTTATGGCACAGGAGAAAC agcTGTATGCAAAGTAGAAGAGTTATATACCTATTTAGAGAATAAAGCAAGATTTGGTAAACCAATTAGAAGAAAGTTTTTTCATGAAGGTTTATTGCAATTAGAACAAGAActtaaaaatgacaaaaataaaGCATCGGATCTTGCTGATCTTAAAG AAGTTGGAATTGGCGAAGGATCAGGGAAAGAAGGTGATACAAATTTACCAACAGTTAGTGCTGCAGATAGTGATATGGAAACAGGACTTGTTATTGATgaggaggagaaaaagaaatccaTCAAAAGGAAGGCCGCTTCAGCtact GATACACCTGAGGTTAAAAAGAGACGTGGGAAAGCAAAGTCTTTATCTGCGTCTACAAGTGATTCAGTGAAACAAGAAGCATTGGATTCTCAAGGAGAGGAATCACCGAAAGAAGTTGTAAGTCGTAGCGGTAGGAAAATTAAACCCAAACGGTTTGCTGACTTTTCAAGCTCAGAAGAGACAGATGCTACAACAGATAAAAGTG ATCATGGAAGAGGTCGTACTAAAGTTAAAACTGAAGATTCTAACGACCAAGTAACACCTAGTGCAGTGCATAAAAAAAGAGCTACTGTGGAAA gtGAAGCACCCATATTAGAAGGTACTGTGGTTTCTGGCACCGCATCGTCAGATGCCCCGGGACGACTTCTATTGGCATTAACATTTGCCGGCGAATATGTAGGAATCAAATTAGACATGGATAAACCAAAATCTTTTGAAAATGATAAGGCTCAAAAACAATGGGACTGGTCTACTGCTAGAAATGCCATGAAATTAAAAGCACAATTGGAAAGCGGTGAAATTTTACCAGAACAAGTGAAAGATTGTTTGGATTTCAATGTACATGTCCCAGATGAAGAAAAGCGATTATTAGCAAAAGATGGAGCACTTCATCGTAAAACAAATAAACTGAg aTGGCTTCGTATAGAGGCACAACTTTTACAGTTGGATGCTCAAATTAAATCCAATCTTGGATTAGATCGAGCATATCCGGATAAGTGTTTGCAGGCAATGGATGATATGTTATCTCTTTCAATTGATCCCTTGATGTTGAAAAAACATCCACATATTGTGGGAACTGTTAAAAGG TTGAGACGATATATTGGCAATTTAGCCGATTGGAAATTAAGCGACGAAGAGGAG gGTGTTTTCAAACAAAAGGCAGAACAAATTAGACAAAAGTCAGAACATATATACAACAAGTTTaag GCTATGTTTACCATACCTGAAGGGCAATCGTTTTGGCAATCATTTTCCGACCAAGTGGTtcattttaaagaattaacaAAGGATATGTCTGAAGAAaaagtattttctttaatGTCTGATCCTGCTTGCCcag atGCAGTCGTATCAGGAGATTCACCTGCTGATGAGAGTGGTAGTCAACCAGATACAGATGCACCTGTTGAAGTTAAATCGGAAGAAGTGCCTACATGGaatgaaattacaaaagaGTCGGAGGCCAAGTAA
- the Jasper gene encoding JIL-1 anchoring and stabilizing protein isoform X1, whose amino-acid sequence MVKLHKKFFAGDKVFAKVRGYPPWPAKVEKVIDANSKNSKYSVYFYGTGETAVCKVEELYTYLENKARFGKPIRRKFFHEGLLQLEQELKNDKNKASDLADLKEVGIGEGSGKEGDTNLPTVSAADSDMETGLVIDEEEKKKSIKRKAASATDTPEVKKRRGKAKSLSASTSDSVKQEALDSQGEESPKEVVSRSGRKIKPKRFADFSSSEETDATTDKSDHGRGRTKVKTEDSNDQVTPSAVHKKRATVEKKNNLGEAPILEGTVVSGTASSDAPGRLLLALTFAGEYVGIKLDMDKPKSFENDKAQKQWDWSTARNAMKLKAQLESGEILPEQVKDCLDFNVHVPDEEKRLLAKDGALHRKTNKLRWLRIEAQLLQLDAQIKSNLGLDRAYPDKCLQAMDDMLSLSIDPLMLKKHPHIVGTVKRLRRYIGNLADWKLSDEEEGVFKQKAEQIRQKSEHIYNKFKAMFTIPEGQSFWQSFSDQVVHFKELTKDMSEEKVFSLMSDPACPDAVVSGDSPADESGSQPDTDAPVEVKSEEVPTWNEITKESEAK is encoded by the exons ATGGTGAAGCTCcataagaaatttttcgcggGTGACAAAGTTTTTGCTAAAGTTCGAGGTTATCCACCGTGGCCAGCAAAA GTTGAAAAAGTTATTGATGCCAAttcaaaaaattcaaagtataGTGTTTATTTTTATGGCACAGGAGAAAC agcTGTATGCAAAGTAGAAGAGTTATATACCTATTTAGAGAATAAAGCAAGATTTGGTAAACCAATTAGAAGAAAGTTTTTTCATGAAGGTTTATTGCAATTAGAACAAGAActtaaaaatgacaaaaataaaGCATCGGATCTTGCTGATCTTAAAG AAGTTGGAATTGGCGAAGGATCAGGGAAAGAAGGTGATACAAATTTACCAACAGTTAGTGCTGCAGATAGTGATATGGAAACAGGACTTGTTATTGATgaggaggagaaaaagaaatccaTCAAAAGGAAGGCCGCTTCAGCtact GATACACCTGAGGTTAAAAAGAGACGTGGGAAAGCAAAGTCTTTATCTGCGTCTACAAGTGATTCAGTGAAACAAGAAGCATTGGATTCTCAAGGAGAGGAATCACCGAAAGAAGTTGTAAGTCGTAGCGGTAGGAAAATTAAACCCAAACGGTTTGCTGACTTTTCAAGCTCAGAAGAGACAGATGCTACAACAGATAAAAGTG ATCATGGAAGAGGTCGTACTAAAGTTAAAACTGAAGATTCTAACGACCAAGTAACACCTAGTGCAGTGCATAAAAAAAGAGCTACTGTGGAAA aaaaaaataatttaggtGAAGCACCCATATTAGAAGGTACTGTGGTTTCTGGCACCGCATCGTCAGATGCCCCGGGACGACTTCTATTGGCATTAACATTTGCCGGCGAATATGTAGGAATCAAATTAGACATGGATAAACCAAAATCTTTTGAAAATGATAAGGCTCAAAAACAATGGGACTGGTCTACTGCTAGAAATGCCATGAAATTAAAAGCACAATTGGAAAGCGGTGAAATTTTACCAGAACAAGTGAAAGATTGTTTGGATTTCAATGTACATGTCCCAGATGAAGAAAAGCGATTATTAGCAAAAGATGGAGCACTTCATCGTAAAACAAATAAACTGAg aTGGCTTCGTATAGAGGCACAACTTTTACAGTTGGATGCTCAAATTAAATCCAATCTTGGATTAGATCGAGCATATCCGGATAAGTGTTTGCAGGCAATGGATGATATGTTATCTCTTTCAATTGATCCCTTGATGTTGAAAAAACATCCACATATTGTGGGAACTGTTAAAAGG TTGAGACGATATATTGGCAATTTAGCCGATTGGAAATTAAGCGACGAAGAGGAG gGTGTTTTCAAACAAAAGGCAGAACAAATTAGACAAAAGTCAGAACATATATACAACAAGTTTaag GCTATGTTTACCATACCTGAAGGGCAATCGTTTTGGCAATCATTTTCCGACCAAGTGGTtcattttaaagaattaacaAAGGATATGTCTGAAGAAaaagtattttctttaatGTCTGATCCTGCTTGCCcag atGCAGTCGTATCAGGAGATTCACCTGCTGATGAGAGTGGTAGTCAACCAGATACAGATGCACCTGTTGAAGTTAAATCGGAAGAAGTGCCTACATGGaatgaaattacaaaagaGTCGGAGGCCAAGTAA